GACGATTATTATCTTCTGTCCCTCCTCCCTTGTCAAACAATTCATCTCCTGGCCGTCAAACCAGGAGCAGCATTAAAGCGCTCCTCACGCTCCGTCATGAACATGACTTGAATCCAATACTCCTTCGAGTCCGGGTCCCAGAAGCAAAACTGCTTATCCTCTCGCTTATCCAACTCTCGCGCAGGAATCTTGAATCCCACACTCTCGTACGGCTCGGCTGCAACAACCAGGTACTGAAAGTTCTTGTCCGGCTCCTCGGCGCGCTGCGTGAAAGCGTTCATGACCTGCCACTTGGGCGCCAGCTCGGGCGTGGCATCCGGGTACTGCAGCTGAAAGAGCAGGCCCTGCTGTCGCGTCACGGGGTCGCGGATCTTTGTGATCTTGTACCCCGGGCGGCCAATCTTGACAACGTTACGGCGCGCGTTGAGGCCGGCGGCGACGCTGGCGGGCAGGCCCGTGGCCGGGTCGATGTTCTgcttgccctccttctgCTCGCGGGCGGCGCGGCGGGCGAGGTTGGTCTGGTGTTTTTTCCCCTGGGTGTGGGCGAGGTAGGAGCCGTCATTTTGGTGAACGGTCAGGCAGAGGCGGCACTCGAAGGAGCCGACGTGGTTCTTGAAGAAGTAGGGGTCCTTGTCGAGGTCGATTGTCTCGAGAGCGAGCTTGCGGAGGCGTTCGCGGCGGTCGGCGTTGGTGGCGGAGTGTGAGGCgacaccgccgccgccgaatTTGGAGCCTGCGCGGTTTTGGTAGTCCATTGATATGGGCTATGGGGGATTATGGGATGTGTGGTGGTTTGGTTGTGGCAGTTGGGgctaaaaaagaaagaaaaagagttttGGAGGCGCGTGTGATGCAGAGCTACGAGAATCGATGGCAAAAGTTACAAGGTGGATAAGGCTGAGGATGGGTGGATTATGTAACTGGACAAGGCTAGCCAATCAGTAGGCGCGTGTGCTGCCACACTTATACTCGGGAGTACTTAAACAATCTACCTATTGAACCAGCTACATGCCCTTCCTTATTGACCTTTCATCGCCTTAAATCGCCAAAATGTCGTTGTGCTTTGACACAAACGCCTTCACAGCATCCACAAATCTGTCCAGCTCCGACTGCGGCGTCTCCAGGATCAGCGCAATGAAGCCTCTGCGCGTAACCCAGAACCGCtgctccagcatctcaaaCCAAAACAGCTCCTTCAGCGCCTCGTTTTCTTGCACATCATCTCCACTAGCAATATCCTTCACTTCTACATCTCCTTCAATGAAATGGGAGCACAGGATAGACCCGATTCCCGTAAAAGTTAGTCTTGTTCCTTTGACTGCCTCCTGAAGCCTGGATAGAAACGCCGAGCCCATCTCGGTAAACTTTTCCGCTACGTCGGCAGTGTAAATCTTGCTGAGACCCGCGTAGCCAGCATGTGTCACGAGcgtgttgttgttgaaggTGCCAGAATGCGAGATCGAGGTGGCGAGTCTCGGATCGAAGGCTGCCATGATATCGGCTCTTCCGCCCAGGGCGCCAAAAGCGAGGCCACCGCCGAGATACTTGCCAAACGTCTTGAGATCAGGCTTGATTCCTCGCAGGCCTGCATAGCCAGAAGCTGATATTCTAGAAGTCATGACCTCGTCGAGGATGAACACCACGCCAGCCTATATGAGATGTGAGTGAGCTTAAGTGCAGAATAAGTAGGTGAAATTTCTGTGTCTCCTCACCTTTGTAGCAGCGTCTTGGATGCCAGTCAGGAACTCTTTGGTTCCAAGAATACATCCTCCGTTTCCTTGCATGCCTTCCAACAGGACAGCTGCCACTCCCTCACTCTGAATTGCCTTGGTGgcagcatcgacatcatTGTACTTGACGATGATCCAATCGTTTGGGTCAACATTATTAGGCGCTGGTTTCCCGTCTTTGAAGCCCAGCACTCCTCCATGGTAGCCTCTGTTGAACACAACCACCTTTCTCTTGTTTGTGAACTTCCTCGCAGCGGCCAGAGCATGGAGATTGGCCTCAGTGCCAGAGTTTGTGAAGCGCACTCGCTCAAGTCCAAAGCGCTGGCACATTTCCCGAGCAAACAATTGCTCCTGGGATGTCGTTGCGCCAACATTCATGCCCACGGTCTTGAGGACGGTGCTCACGGCATCGAGGATCACGGGGTTAGAGTGGCCATAGAGCGCTGCCGTGAATTCACATGTAAGGTCTGTGTAGCTGTTGAACCTTGGGTTAACAAGACGAGAAGCCGAAATATATAATCATGTCAACCTACGTAGTCCCATCCTCAGAAGTGAGTTGATAGCCTTGGCCAGACTTCATGCAGATGGGGAAAGGATCAGTATGAAGCACCGTCCTGGTATTGCCGCCAGGGAATGACTTGGTGGCTTCTTCGTGGAATGCCTTGGATTTGGCATTTTGGGCTACATAGCGGGCCTTGGCTTCAGAAAGGGCCAGGGAAAGCGTGTTAACCGAACCCATTGTTTCTTGTTGGTGTAGTGTACGATATAGAAATTGGAACTCAGTTCAGTTGACATGCAAGGTGAAGCAACAAGGACGAGAGGGGATTAAACATGCATCAACACCGCATCCGTCTTATATATAGTTGTAGTCTGTCTTTCATATTGGCTGTACTTCTCGGCTTCAGGGTGGGGATTCTCACTATGAGCCATTACGAGCATCACGACAACAAGGATATCCAAGACTAGCATCTCGCATCTCGGGTTTGACTGCCTCACCCGAGATCGGAAGTGGGCATCAAAGGGCCGTTAGGGTGATTTGCTCGacaggaaaaggaaacccACGTCGAATACCCGCCTAATTGGACCCTTCGCATTGCGGAGAAGTGCTAATACTACGCTGCATGTATCTTTCAACTGTGACATACAGCAAAGAGTACTTCGGCCTATTACTTGAGAGAAAAGCTTACTAACGATTCCAGGGACTGCTCTGCTCTAGTCTAAGAATTTATCTGCAAAAAACAGATGGGGCCGATAGCAAGGCGGTGTGGAGCGCCGCCGGCAGAATTGATATCCcacttaatttttttttcttagcaCGGCAACCACAGTTGGAGGCACGCCGCAAGTTGTTATCAAGAGAAATCTACGATTGACAACGACAAATCACAATGGCAGGCTCAATTAACAAACCCAAGAGTATGTTTTGATCCGGAGCAGCAACCACTCAACCCAAATCTACATTCACTCTCAGTCCTGGGCTGCCCCATCACCTTTCCTTTGCCTGCTAACCATGGCGCAGAACCAAAGTCCAAGCGGACAACAACCCGCCTTCGCAACAAGATCCAGAAGGCCTCAGCGGCCAAGCAGAGAAAGGATCGCAAGTTCGCCAAGAAGAACCCAGAATGGCGAtccaagctgaagaaggaccCCGGCATCCCCAACCTGTTCCCCTACAAGGAGAAGATTCTAGAGGAGATTGAGCAGAAGCGCGCaaagaaggccgaggaggctcagaggagaaaagagctggccaaggctgccaagacGGGCGGTGCTcaggacaaggacgaggatgccATGGACGACGTCGACGGGGCTGAGGATGACCAGATGGATGAGGACGGCGACTTTGACGAGGATGTCGACGAGTCTAACCCCATGGCCGCGCTGATTGCCAGTGCTCGTGCTGCTGCGGAAAAGTACGACAAGTCTCTTGCCGCAAGCGACGATGAtatggatgacgacgatgacgaggagagcGACAGCGATGCTTCTGACGATGGCGCACACGTTTCCATTGGCCAGGCTTCGTCAAGAAAGACCTTTGACAAGGTCTTCAAGCAGGTCGTCGAGGAAGCCGACGTCGTGCTGTACGTCCTCGACGCCCGGGACCCAGAGGGCACCCGCTCGCGAGAGGTCGAGCGCAGCGTCATGGCCGCCGCCTCGGGGGGCAagcgcctcatcctcatcctcaacaaggTCGACCTGATCCCGCCCAAGGTCCTGCGCGACTGGCTCGTCCACCTGCGCCGGTACTTCCCCACGCTGCCCGTGCGGGCGTCGCACGCCGCTGCGAATGCGCATGTGTTTAGCCACCGCGACTTGACTGTGCAGAGCACCTCGGCTGCCCTGttcaaggccctcaagagCTACGCTGCCAGCCGCGACCTGAAGCGTGCCGTCTCCGTCGGTGTCATCGGCTACCCCAACGTCGGAAAGagctccatcatcaacgccctTCTCAGCAGATTGAGCGGCAAGGGCAGCAACAACGCAAAGGCCTGCCCTGCCGGTGCCGAGGCCGGTGTCACCACGAGCATCCGCAAGGTCAAGATCGACAGCAAGCTCACCCTGCTCGACTCCCCCGGTGTGGTCTTcccctcgtcctcgtcccTCCAGTCCGGTGGCCTCGTCGCCATCAAGAACGCCACCGAGGCCCATGCccacctcgtcctcctcaacGCCGTGCCCCCCAAGCAGATTGACGACCCCATCCCCGCCgtcagcctccttctccgccGTCTCTCCACTACCCCCgacctgctgcagaagcttaCCGCTGTGTACGACATCCCCGCGCTTCTGCCCAACAGCACCGACGGCGACATCACCACCGACTTCCTCGTCCAGGTCGCCCGCAAGCGTGGAAGGATCGGCCGCGGAGGCATCCCCAACATCAACGCTGCCGCCATGACCGTCGTCACGGACTGGCGTGACGGCCGTATCCAGGGCTGGGTCGAGGCCCCCGTCCTGGCCGTCGAGTCCGCCAACGGCGCTGCCACCAAGTCTACCGTCAAGAACGCCGGCGAGGAGGATGTCATGGCCGACCAGAAGGAGATTGTTACCGAGTGGGCCGCCGAGTTCAAGCTCGATGGCCTGTGGGgtgacaatggcaacggAGCTGCaaatgaagaggatgccatggagcagTAAAAGAACTCTCACGATTGCAAATGCGGTTGGAATTTTTATCATATATGACGCGGTTTTAATTATTTCTCATAACGAGTTTGGCGTTGTAGGCTGGTTTGGTCAAAAATAAAACGGACTTGGGCCGGATGTACACGTTTAGATATGTCAAAATACATATAGATGTACACGTCTTTTTCAAACAAAAGAAGGATTTCCCTGAGATGCAAGCCTCTCAAtcctttttccctctttATTCTCACTCTAGTCTCTAACATTCGTGAAATGTCTTCTCAAAATATTATATCTCGTTAAAATATCATGCCGTAGTCCACTTATCTTCAAGCACTCACCAACTCCATCTTGACGCCCCTCTTACCCGTCCTCTCGTCCTTATCATCATGGACTCTAACCACAACCTTTTGGAAAAGCTCTACTTTAACAGCCTTATCGCCCTTTGTCGTCAGCGTATACGTCTCAGCGTCATACTCGCTCTCAGGCTCAGGATCAGCCAAATCACGCAGCCGAATCAAACCCTCAATACCGAACCGCGGCACCAGGACCACGAATCCGTTGCTGAAAATCTTCATGACAAaggcctcctcctcagcaaccttgcccttgagagcCTGACCGACGTAATAAGCAATGCTAGCTCGGCCGGCCATCTGGGCGTTGCGATGGCGGACGTTGATGTTCTTGCACACTGCCTCGAGGCGACCACGGCTGCGGACAGAGGGATGAACAGCCTCGTAGCCGATAGCCGCGGCAAGTTGTCTATGCGCAAGAAGATCTGCATATCGACGAATGGGGGAAGTAAAGTGTGTGTAAATCTCAGATGCGAGACCGTAGTGGCGGAACTCGGGGTATGACTGCGTTCCGGAACAGAAGTACTCGGCGCTCATCATGCACCGCGTGGCCATGATACGGACAAGCGTGTTGAAGAATGGATCCTTCTCATCGACACACTTGTCCAGGGAGTCGGCCAACGCCTTGCTGGAGTCGGTgcgcagctccagcccacGCTTGATACGCAGCTGATCGGCCAACTCGTCGAAATTGGTCTTAGGAGGGGCACCGTGGCGACGCAGAATAGCAGTTTGAGGAAACGCCTCGTAGATCTTGGCGGCAACACTGACGTTGGCGAACAACATGAACTCCTCTACAAGAGAGTTGGTGTCGAGAAGTTCCTTTGTCTTAACGTCAATGGGGTCCGAGGATTCTGACTCCATGTGCACCTTGATCTCAGGAGAAGACAGGCTCAGGGCACCGGCATCCAtacgcttcttcttgagcttctttgaCAGCATGAGCAGCATTCGCATGCCTTTTGTGAGGTCATCCTGCTGCGACTCATCGTCAATTCGAAGCTGTGCTTGTTCGTAGCTGAATGCCTCGCGAGACTTGATAACAGACTTTGTAAAACGGACGTTTACAACGTCAGCATTCTCATCAACTTCCCAAATGACTGTAAACGCAAAACGCTCAACATAGGGTTTGAGAGAGCAGAGATCGGTGCCGAGCAGCATAGGAAGCATGTCTATGCGCTTGTCAACCAGGTAGACTGTGGTGCCACGAATGCTTGCTTCCGTGTCCATTGCATTTGCAGGCTTAACAAAGTGCGATACGTCCGCAATGTGGACGCCGACCTCGTAGTTACCGTTGGGTAATAGCCTGGCGTGAAGAGCATCATCGATATCTTGACAGCCGGGAGGATCAATACTGCAGATGAGAAGATCGCGAAGGTCCTCTCTATCTCTCCAGCCTGGATCCTCCTTGCTCTCGGGCACCCTCCAGTTATGGCCCTCTTTCGGGAGGCAGTCAAGCACCGTTTTGGGGAAAGGTCGGTACTGGACGTCCCATTCCAGGAGTAGTGCCTCTGTCTCGGCTGCCTTGGTCTCAAGCTCTCCCAAGGAGCGAACCAGATGTCCCACGGGATGTCTTGAGTCTCTGTCCCATGAATCAACAGTGACCAACAGTCTCTTGCCCAAGAGCTCAGAGACTTGACGAGTGCGGAGACGGATCTTGGGGATCTTCTTATCCATggggatgaggaagacgctATCGAGTCTACGACCTTGTGATGGACCCTTGCTGGCCGTTGAGGGATCAATGTGACCGACGTACTGTCGCCAGTTGCGCTTCACCACGCCCACAACCTTGGCTGTTGGTTGCAGTTGGCCCTCCCCTGATGCCTTTTGTGTCCTCTTCACCTCCTCCTGAAGTGCCTTGCGCTCCTTGTCCGACACAAAATCTTGACGCTCTTCTGTGTCCGCATTTTCGTTCTTTGTGATTGTGTCCTCCTCAATGATCTTTGTTGATGGTGACTTCCATTGATCTtgtggaagaagctcgacgacgacaacatcaccatcaataGATCGGTTAATGTTCTCGCGGCCGAGGATAAGCAGAGGCTTCGGGAAAGCAGGCACCTTGATCGACCCTTCGAGGTAGTTATACGGCGACACATTGAAGATTCCCTGATGCAGCAAGCCTGCCTTGACCCCCGTCATCATTCTTGAGGAGGTATAGTACTCTGGATAAAGGGGCTGCTGGGAAGCCTGCTTGAATCCACCTTGGGCTTGAGACTGTGACTCGGCAATCATGTCAAGCAGCCTGTCGCCATCTTCTAGTTCGCTGACGTAGTCCGCTAGCGAAGACGCGTGCAGGCCTTGCGCCTTCGCTTTCCTCAAATTATCCCGATCATCGCTCAGCATAACAACCGCCGGGATTTGTGCCGCCTTGGTTAAAGCCAGGTGCTCCCCATACCACTTGACAGCCTGTCGAACTGCACGGTCATTTCTGTCATTGACAGTCTCATTGGCTTCGCGATTGATATACGTCTCTAGTCGGAACTCGTTAAAGAAAACGTAGAACCTCTTATCCTCGCTCTTTGTCAGTCCAACAAGGCGATTGTAGAGCGGCAATGAGCGGTTCTTAAGCTCCTCCAAGACAGTCTGCAAGATGATAACGTCGTAAAACGATGAGCTCTGCTCAAACAAGTCCATGGCGTTTAGCAGCGCGTTTGTGTCTGGAACTAGGTAGTGGCCCTGAGGATACGACTTTGTACCAGCCGGTCTGGCCGACAGGACAAAGGGCAGAGCTATCATAAGCTGTTAGTCTcacttctcatcttcataACTTGAGATAGAAAGAAATAATTACCTTCATTCACTGCATTTCTGGGTGCTTGGCTCAAGCACGCCCTGCACAGGTTCGATGAGCATGGGATGTCCGTTCTCAAATAGACCTCGCGGACAATCTTCTGGACCTTTCCACTCCGTGTCGACCTGACATAGACCTTGTTAGAGATGTTCTGAGCCAGTTGGTCAGACCCCTGAGGTCTCTTTAAGCTCGTCATGATGGCTGTCTCTTTGGGTGTTTTTTGGGTGTGAGTTTTCACTCCTGTCAAAAAAATGCTGATGTAAAGTGAGATGCAAAGGCGCTACGAATCTGGAAGTTCCTAGTGGGGTGCCTTATCGATATGTAAAAGAGCAAACCGCAAATTGTAAGGATAGAGAAGTTTGGCTATAACAAGACTTTTGCAATACTAAgtttgaaaagaaaattattcTATTATTTGCTGCTTCTAATAATTCTTGTTTTTCAATCTCTCGGTGTGTCAACAAAGATTCTATCCCGTCAAAACTCACTCAAGTGTGGTCGACATCACGTGATTCTTGCTCGACGATAGTGTCACGTGAGCCCTCATCTCATACTGCCTCTGAAACTCAAGGGACGTCAATCTTACAGCATCTCTATCATGAACCATCAAGAAAAGATACCTTTCGAGTATACCAAGTAAATGAGTTCTATTCAATAGGGCTCTCAATTTACTTGCAAAAGTGCGTGCATCTGTGCCATGGTGCTTATCCATACAACACTATTAGCCCTGCTACCATACACGTGGAATAGCAGCCAACTCCGGATTCAATCATCATGGATAAACTAAAGTTCCAATCTTTTACCAGGTTGTGAGATATTCTACTTGCATTATCCGATATACGTCAATCTAACAATCTAGAATAGATATCCATCGCTTGTCAAGACGGCTCAAGGTGCAAGTGGCCAAGAATCGTCATGAATGCAACTTCAACTTCCAGCATGTCACCTACCTAAACATGTCACTTGCCACTTACCCTAGCCGGGCGAGCCCAACAAAAGGACGCAAAGGTTATCAACGCAGCTCGGGGAAAAACTTGGCCCCGATGTTACCGAGCGTATGTTATCACTAAGCAGTGATTGCACCGCACCTCAGGAGGGATCCTTCTGTCCATTGATGACCTCGTTTCTTGTACCCCCTCGGAGCAAAAATCACCTCGGAGAACTGGACCGTCTTGGACCTAGGTTGCTGCTTGTATGACTCTGGATTCCCCGAAATATGCCCTTTATCCACTGTTGGTCAAAAAAGAGCTCAATGTTGGTGAGACATGACATTTTTTCACCGCTCCAGGCCATATGTACTTCACCACTTGTCACCATGGCTGCAGGAGGCGACGCGTCGAGGCTCTGTAGCCATAAACAGGCCGTCGGCTCCATCTCTAGGAGTGTGTCCATGTTACTGCTATGGTAAACGGTGTCTGTATAGCCGATCCTTTTCGCATATCTCCGCCGCTCGTTGGGTCTTGCGGATACTACCATCTCTCGGTGTACAACATTTGGCTGGCAAGGATGACGCGCCATGTTCTTATCGAAAGGGAGTGGAAGCCGGATTATTGGGTTCGTATGTGTCCCCCTCCCATCCTCAGAGAACGAAGACCGGTGTGTGTTGGATACAACGTGCCTTGCAACCTTGTATTGTTGCTTCTGGTGATAGGTCTCTTCGCAGTCGTCATTTTCGTCTCATCTAGATCTGAACAAAGGTTGAAAGTCTGGTCCTCTGGTGTCAACTGCGAGCCACTAAACAGCAAGGAAGAGGCGTCGCCTCGCCTCGTACCCCCATGCTATGGGGGCAAGGGCATGTGCGTGCGTTTGACTTCGACTAGCAGAGCCAGATGACCATTTATTTCATGCACGCTTTCATCATGTAGGACCACAACGCAACACTCGCCGGCGTTCTCGACTAGTCCATTTCATTGCTGTGAATAATCCTATGTGGATCTGTAAAGTCTTGGAAACCAGTCTTGGTTTATACGGCAGAGTCGCAGAGCGTGTATCGCGACGTCAGTTGTGGCGCCCTGATTTGATAGCCAGCGCCGGATTGAGTGAAACTAAAGGCAGGTAAGCGCCTGTGGTCTGGTCCCTGGCAAATGAATTTTGCATGAGCGGGTAACAAGAATAGATCCCGTGCTCTATGTACAGTCTAAACGGCCCCAATTGTCATATGGAAGGGCTGCGGGCGCTGATCACCAAAGCCCTCTTTTTGCCTTCTCCGGCCAAAACCCCAAGGGGTacaaagatgatggaagGGTTCCAAAGTCGTGTCTCTGAGCCCAATAGTACGGGTCTTTCGGATTGGATCCCCGTCACTGCTTGTCAACCATGGGCTGTATGGACATATTCGTCTCATAGTGGGGGCAGCATAGACATGATCCCACTGCCAGTACTTCGTACAGCTCGACATGTGCCAAGGCAGCAGGCTATCCTGTTCTGCTGGCCTCGAAATGCATGCTAGCTGGCTTCGCAGCCAATAACAAAGGCCACAACGGCCACTGGCGCGAGAAGCTAGAAGAGGAGGACACCTTGCCTCGCAAGAGATCAACAGCTTGCCCCTCTCGGGGCGTTAAAAGCTGGAAAGCTGGCCGGCAGACTTACACTGGGTAACCTCTGAGATGCATCCTTGCCTTGGCAACCGACCTGTTGACCCGCAGTCACATGGCTAGATGCGCTGCCTGATGTGGGCTCGATCAACGCTATTCTTTCAAGTTGAGAGTCTCGTGAGAAGATGGGGTAGCATCGCGAAAAATGCAAATGATGCCAGAAAGAACAAGGATGTTTAAACCCGCAGCTGTAAGTGCAGTGGTCAGATGTTAGCCCTCAACACTATTTGCCGGTGTGGagatgaaggggaaaaaagatcCAAGGTTGCAGACTACAGGCTTCGTACATACCTGCAAGCAAGGCTTTCCACTTCTGATTTGTATGCCTTACTTTAAGTAAACTGTTGTAATAGCATGACCAGCATCCAAGATAATTACGTAGCCGCTATCCACAGGATAATGTGATTGATAACGAGAATtcatgcattgcattgcattgcagGGTATGGTGACGCTAATTTGCAGCTCCTCTGTTGTAGGCCATTAACAGAGCTGGCTTTCTCAGCCGTCATACCCCGACAATCATGTCTTATCGTCTAATTCGATTCTTACCCTTTCTCTACACATGACTCTCGAACATCATCATGTTCTATCAATTATAGCGAGCAAGTGGGGTTACGAGTTCCAAATTTGCACGTTCCTACCGTGCCGGTACGATGACGTCCCAGAAGATGGCTGTCCATGATAGTAGACTGCTTGAGAAAAACCCCTTGCCGGCAAGGTCTCCATTAACGCCTCCAGTTCCTGAACAGGAATTTAGCAGACAAGCATTGGCTGTCAAGGAGACGAATAGTGGCAGGGCTTGTGCAACGACAAGGGCAATGCTTCACAGATCATGACGCTAGAATGTTAGTGGCAGGAAAGAAGCCAGAAAAGCAATGAAAGAGAAGGGGGGTTTAAAACAGGgtggaaaataaaaagaaaaaacctCCGGTGCCAGACTGgcaccatccatctccttAGGGGCCTCCTGAGGTGACGATCTGGAGGTGTCGGCAATCGCAAAATGGGATTTGCGTTGGTGTGTGTGTCACTAGATAGATCCGCAGTGTTACCCCTGGCTTCCTGGGAAAGGAGTGTTGGTGGTGTCTATGAGGTACACAAGCCCATTCACAAGGGGAGGGGGCTGGTACGAG
This genomic stretch from Trichoderma breve strain T069 chromosome 1, whole genome shotgun sequence harbors:
- a CDS encoding pre-mRNA-splicing factor SF3a complex subunit 2 (Prp11) domain-containing protein; this encodes MDYQNRAGSKFGGGGVASHSATNADRRERLRKLALETIDLDKDPYFFKNHVGSFECRLCLTVHQNDGSYLAHTQGKKHQTNLARRAAREQKEGKQNIDPATGLPASVAAGLNARRNVVKIGRPGYKITKIRDPVTRQQGLLFQLQYPDATPELAPKWQVMNAFTQRAEEPDKNFQYLVVAAEPYESVGFKIPARELDKREDKQFCFWDPDSKEYWIQVMFMTEREERFNAAPGLTARR
- a CDS encoding aminotransferase class-III domain-containing protein; translated protein: MGSVNTLSLALSEAKARYVAQNAKSKAFHEEATKSFPGGNTRTVLHTDPFPICMKSGQGYQLTSEDGTTYTDLTCEFTAALYGHSNPVILDAVSTVLKTVGMNVGATTSQEQLFAREMCQRFGLERVRFTNSGTEANLHALAAARKFTNKRKVVVFNRGYHGGVLGFKDGKPAPNNVDPNDWIIVKYNDVDAATKAIQSEGVAAVLLEGMQGNGGCILGTKEFLTGIQDAATKAGVVFILDEVMTSRISASGYAGLRGIKPDLKTFGKYLGGGLAFGALGGRADIMAAFDPRLATSISHSGTFNNNTLVTHAGYAGLSKIYTADVAEKFTEMGSAFLSRLQEAVKGTRLTFTGIGSILCSHFIEGDVEVKDIASGDDVQENEALKELFWFEMLEQRFWVTRRGFIALILETPQSELDRFVDAVKAFVSKHNDILAI
- a CDS encoding GNL3L/Grn1 putative GTPase domain-containing protein; translated protein: MAGSINKPKKPKSKRTTTRLRNKIQKASAAKQRKDRKFAKKNPEWRSKLKKDPGIPNLFPYKEKILEEIEQKRAKKAEEAQRRKELAKAAKTGGAQDKDEDAMDDVDGAEDDQMDEDGDFDEDVDESNPMAALIASARAAAEKYDKSLAASDDDMDDDDDEESDSDASDDGAHVSIGQASSRKTFDKVFKQVVEEADVVLYVLDARDPEGTRSREVERSVMAAASGGKRLILILNKVDLIPPKVLRDWLVHLRRYFPTLPVRASHAAANAHVFSHRDLTVQSTSAALFKALKSYAASRDLKRAVSVGVIGYPNVGKSSIINALLSRLSGKGSNNAKACPAGAEAGVTTSIRKVKIDSKLTLLDSPGVVFPSSSSLQSGGLVAIKNATEAHAHLVLLNAVPPKQIDDPIPAVSLLLRRLSTTPDLLQKLTAVYDIPALLPNSTDGDITTDFLVQVARKRGRIGRGGIPNINAAAMTVVTDWRDGRIQGWVEAPVLAVESANGAATKSTVKNAGEEDVMADQKEIVTEWAAEFKLDGLWGDNGNGAANEEDAMEQ
- a CDS encoding RNB domain-containing protein — translated: MTSLKRPQGSDQLAQNISNKVYVRSTRSGKVQKIVREVYLRTDIPCSSNLCRACLSQAPRNAVNEALPFVLSARPAGTKSYPQGHYLVPDTNALLNAMDLFEQSSSFYDVIILQTVLEELKNRSLPLYNRLVGLTKSEDKRFYVFFNEFRLETYINREANETVNDRNDRAVRQAVKWYGEHLALTKAAQIPAVVMLSDDRDNLRKAKAQGLHASSLADYVSELEDGDRLLDMIAESQSQAQGGFKQASQQPLYPEYYTSSRMMTGVKAGLLHQGIFNVSPYNYLEGSIKVPAFPKPLLILGRENINRSIDGDVVVVELLPQDQWKSPSTKIIEEDTITKNENADTEERQDFVSDKERKALQEEVKRTQKASGEGQLQPTAKVVGVVKRNWRQYVGHIDPSTASKGPSQGRRLDSVFLIPMDKKIPKIRLRTRQVSELLGKRLLVTVDSWDRDSRHPVGHLVRSLGELETKAAETEALLLEWDVQYRPFPKTVLDCLPKEGHNWRVPESKEDPGWRDREDLRDLLICSIDPPGCQDIDDALHARLLPNGNYEVGVHIADVSHFVKPANAMDTEASIRGTTVYLVDKRIDMLPMLLGTDLCSLKPYVERFAFTVIWEVDENADVVNVRFTKSVIKSREAFSYEQAQLRIDDESQQDDLTKGMRMLLMLSKKLKKKRMDAGALSLSSPEIKVHMESESSDPIDVKTKELLDTNSLVEEFMLFANVSVAAKIYEAFPQTAILRRHGAPPKTNFDELADQLRIKRGLELRTDSSKALADSLDKCVDEKDPFFNTLVRIMATRCMMSAEYFCSGTQSYPEFRHYGLASEIYTHFTSPIRRYADLLAHRQLAAAIGYEAVHPSVRSRGRLEAVCKNINVRHRNAQMAGRASIAYYVGQALKGKVAEEEAFVMKIFSNGFVVLVPRFGIEGLIRLRDLADPEPESEYDAETYTLTTKGDKAVKVELFQKVVVRVHDDKDERTGKRGVKMELVSA